Below is a window of Callithrix jacchus isolate 240 chromosome 15, calJac240_pri, whole genome shotgun sequence DNA.
aagtttaaaaattaataaattatgtatCAGCACTAGGATTTGCAAAGATAACTGCCACACAGAGCTATCTTGTGCCTTCCTATCACCCCTTTCCTGCCCCTTGCCATGTGCTGGGAGATGTGGACCTGGCCTGGGGGCAGGGTGTTCCCCAGGGTCTTGCCTCAACTTCTCCCACATCCTCTGTGTTGTGTCTGTCCCCTGCCCTGCAGGTTGCCGGCAGACTGATCGTCCGTGCAGATGAGCTGGCCCAGACGTGGAAGGCGCTGAATCTCCCAACACATCTGTTTAAGAGTGTGATGAACATGGGTCGCTTCACGGAGGAGATCGAGTGGCTGAAGTTTTTAGCCCTCACTTCCAGTGCTCTGGGAGTTGTAAGTtggcctgactgatttttgttcCTGAAGGGGAAAACTCCCTCTGGGCCTGGAAGGGCAGTGCATCTGTACACACGGTCTACTCTCCAGAGCTGATGATAAACACGCCTCTTCTCATCTTGTCCTTCTTTCTAAATCAAAGTCATTTCAGTGCTCATCAGGCAGAAGCAGTGTttagaaggaggagagagagagggaaacacTATCATCAGGCTCTGGGGAGAACTGACTACAGTGTAACTTTtggattatttattaatattgccctcagatgtctttttttctttgttttagcttttgttttgttttttcatttttttagactTTTTGCCCTCAGATGTCTTTTAACTCCACTCCCTCCATTCATATTCCCAGAGACAACCAAGAGCCAGCTGTAGAAGAAGACTTCCAGACACCTAGAATATACATTaatagacactttttaaaaggggTACAATCTTATAGAAAGCTACTGTGTAATAAACAGAATTGGATGCAAAACTCAGACATAAGGAAGCAAAAACAGGAGAGATGAGACTATTTCTGAATTTAGTCATGACATCTCCATGGATGCAGGATGTTCATACAGGTTCACGCCTTTTCCAAATTTGACTTGTTTGATATTGGAAAAGCCATTTTACTGTTTTGAAGCAAAATGTGCTGAAATCAGTTTATATGTACAGACATTTAAAGCCTGGGTATCTTAGATGTGGACTTATATCGTTAGACattgttaaaataacaaaatcaatcaaaaacatgtttttgtaAAGGAATCCCTGAGATACacacaagtttaaaaattattgagaaagtAATTATCTCTGCCAAAACCAATTTTTATAATGGTATAAAAATGTAGTTGGAATCATTCAGCATTTCTAAACATCATCTTGTTCTCAAATATGCTTGGATTGCATATTTGACAGTTTGTTCCTGAGAAAATTTAGCAGAAATCTTGTAGCCCAACTTTTCCTATAGATTCCCCTACAGCCTTCATCATAATCATTTCTTTAGAGAGGAATAACAAGAGTACATTTGtggctctttttttcttcattgtcctTTATAGCATTTATATACTGAATAAATCACTATCCtccaaggaggaaaggaaaggaagcagcAGAGGCCTGTGAGTTTTCAATCGGGACTGGGGAAAACCACAAATGGGAAGATAAAAAAGtggacatattttattaaattctcacAGGGTTACAGATTTTTTCACAGCACATTTGGAGACGTTTTAGGGGAAATGtacctttaaaattttatctgtagTTAATTCTGATCTTCTTGATCTACCTCACCCACAAAGggtcaaataagaaaataaataaattcagtccAGTCCTGAAACTTTAGTCTAATGCAGTAACTGAAACAGCCTAAAGGTAAATTTCCCAATGTCTCAGGTTTTTCTTCACCGTGCTCTCTTCTCCAAGATGGCAGCTGAATGTAGACAGAGAGAGGTGACTCTAGGACCACAGAGCAGTCGAGTGAAGGGTTTCCCACATCCTCAGTCTTCTCTGGCATCTCTGGTCTCCTTGGCAGTGCCCATCTGTTTTGTCGCTCACTGCTTGCAGCTTAAGTTTTTGGTCTCATCTCTCCCAGATTGGTGAAAACCTGACGATGCCTCCCCCACCAGCTCATTTCAGTTCTCAGTGGTGTTGGCGGCCtccttgagtctctgccaggctCACCTATCTGCTCCCTGGCTCTGGTGGTTTACTTCACAGCCCTGACCAGTTAGTGATGTGTCTGAATCCTTCCCTTATCCTCATACCTCACAGTAACAAAGAGTGACTTTGGAAAGTCAATTTCCAACCCTCCCTCTGCTTAGCCCACTGTGTAGATGCTAGGTTTCCTCTGATGTaactgtctcccagactggaatgGGGAAACCATGAGGTGAATTgcatctttttacttttcttctaaaaCAGGGAGGTGGGATTAAATGTTACATGAGGTTCTTCTACCTCTGACATTGTGATTCTATCCCTGCTTCTCTGCTTCCTTTGAGATACCCTAAGGCCTACCTCTGAATAACAGTGAGCTCTTCCAATTCCAATAGGCCTTGAGATATCTGACTTTGCTCCTCATCATCCCCATGTCAAAGAACCCCTAGAagtggcagggcacagtggctcatgcctgtaatcccagcactttaggaggtcgaggggggttgatcacctgaggttgggaatttgagaccagcctgaccaacatggagaaacaccatctctactaaaaatacaaaaaattggccaggtgtggtagtgcatgcctgtaatcccaggtactcaggaggttgaggcaggagaatcacttgaacccgggaggtagaggttgcagtgagccgagatcatgccattgtactcccacctgggctacaagaacgaaactccatccaaaaaaaagaaCCCCTAGAAGTAAAGTCAGCCTGGAAGTTAAGTCTGTAAATAAAGGGTGCCCTACAAAACCAGTAAtcattatatttatttgcatCACATTGGACTATTTCTGGGATCTTAAATGTGGGGCTGGTCAGTGGTATGGTctcaatgtttgtgtcccctcaaaattcatatgttggaatcTCAACTTCCAAGGTGATGGCCTTAAAAATAGGGCCTCTGGGagctgattaggtcatgagggtggagccgcATAAATGGGAAGTGCCTTTATAAATCAAGTTCCCCCTCCACCAAGTGAGGACACATAGAAAACATCATTTATGagaaacaggccctcaccagacagcaaatctgctggcaccttggtcttggaGTTTCCAGACTTCAAAACTgtaagcaataaatttctgttgtttgtacattacccagtctaaggtattttgttatagctgaGACTAAGTCAGGGGTCACCATTTGGTGGAGATGTTGCCTCCTAGTCAATTCATATATCCTTAGAGGCAAGCTCagaatttctctttcctttgccaATTCAACAGCAAGACAGGATCTCTGTGCCATCTAGAAAAGCCAGTTTGTTCCTTGTAGAAGAGTCTAGTGGCAGGAATTTTTTACTCTGATAGGTAATAGGCACATTTACTCTTCTTTAGCTCTCTGGGTCTGACAGACATTATTGAGAATGCAATGGCATGCAGACCTGTATTCCTCTTCCCTTCAGCACTCCTTCCTCTGGACTGGTCTATGCCACCTCCTATTCCACTGAACTGATTAAAAAGGAAGAGACCACATATGTAGCAAATAATCATGTTCACTGGAAGGAATGACATATTTTGTAGGCCAGTGATTCACATTTCAAGGCTTTCACCTCTGACTTTGAAAATGAAGCTCGCAAGATGCTCAAAGACTACCTCTGTGAAGTGGATTCCAAAAAAATATTGTGCAGGAGAATGAAGATCTGTTTACTTTAGATTTATGTCAGTTTACTAAATACCTCCAGTCCAAAGAgttatttatccactcatccatttattaaatcttaaaaatttaaaaatcttatgagAGCAATAGAATTTGAAGGTTTGTTGTTTGAATAATCAATAAAAGATGATAATGTTTAGCATTGAGAAAGCACCTATGTTAGTTTGTTAGGGCTGCCAtgacttggtggcttaaacaacagaaatttgccGTCTCACAGTGCTGGAGCACAGAAGTTCTGagaatggccgggcacagtggctcaagcctgtaatcccagcactttgggagactgaggtgggtggatcacgagatcaagagatcaagaccatcctggtcaacatggtgaaaccccatctctactataaatacaaaaaattagctgggcatggtggcgcacacctgtaatctcagctactcgggaggctgaggcaggagaattgcctgaacccaggaggcggaggttgcagtgagccgagattgcgccattgcactccagcctgggtaacaagagcgaaactctgtctcaaaaaaaaaaaaaaaaaaaaaaagttctgagaaCAAGCTGTCAGCAGGATCGCTTTCTTTGGAGGTGTTTCTCCTTGGCTTAAAACTGGCCAGCTTCTCGAACTGTTTCCCTCTGTGCCTACATGTCTGGTGGCTCTCTCTTCATGTCCTAACTCTTCTTCATATAAAGACACTACTGACTTCATTTTAACCTATCTTTTTAAAGGTCAGATTTtcaaatacaatcacattctCAGATTCTGGGGttaaggtttcaacatatgaattttagggtgaACACTTCAGCCCATACCAGGACCCCATGGGACAGGGCAACAGAACAAAGCACTAGgtgtgcagattttttttttttaacagaaacagAGAGGGTGAGCTGGGTGGAAATAATGAAGTTCGGAGTGTGCTTCCAAATCTGCTCCAAACCATTCTCCCGCTGACCTCGTCTCACATGCATGACTTACCATCCTCCCAGACAGCCTCATACATACTACTTAGCTCCAAGCCTGCCCTCTCACCCGCTCTCAATTAGGTGGAAGTGCCTAGAAGATGCAGTGTTACACAACACTTTCCATGAGAGGACCCccaggggcaggggagaggaaaggaaggtggCCTGCTGCAAACTCCCCATTTTTTTGACATCATGTGGTTTACTGAATAATCTATTTATAAAATTACCATGCTTAttaaatgcaaatcaacaaaatttaaatattaactcattaaaaattaataattattacacACCACAGTTAGAGAAGCGCCATCTAGGCAATCATTCTATTCTGGGAGTGGATGAGAGGAGAAGAGCAAACATCTACTGCTAAGGCAGGACAAGTCTCCTCTAGCAATCATGTGGGAAGATACAGCAGCTGCTTTTTCATTCACCCAGTCACACCTGAGTCACCACTCAGGCCTGCTCTTTCACTGATTCCTGGAAGAGTGTGTGTCAGGACGATCTGTACATCTTCAATTTCAGTAAACCACCAAGATCTATATGCTGACCTTCATTTCACAACTGTTTCACCTGTAAAATTTATTCCAAGGGTgggtttatttaaaaacatgagaTTAGTTCTGAGCATGACCTTTTAATGTTCAAGTTTCACTGTAAGGAGGGTTTGCATCTGTAGTAACTCTTTTATTAAAATTCCTGGCACTCATTGTCTACCAGTATTTCCCCAGCAATAAAAGGGTTAGTATTATGCAATATAAAATAAGGCACTAGGTGATTCTATTTAGATAGACCCGTATGTTTTAGAAGAACATTTATCTTGATGCTGAAGACCATTTTTCCAGTATCTTCCTGGGACTCTATCTTCCTGGGGAAATTACCCTTCTCTTTCTTACCTTCTTCTCCTCTACTGTGGCGTTGCCACAAGTATCTTGCTGCAGTATATAGGCTAGACTATTTATCTCAGCCCTTTAGTGATAAGATTGGGGGgtaataataagaaataattctAATTATATAGAATGCAAATCAACTTCCCTCCTTTAGTGTGAGTTTATTTGGACTAAAGTAACAAATATCTTAAAGTACTtaggaatttataaatttaattcctTGAGTAGTCTTCcaacaaagaaaggagagaaaaaaataaagacacccaatacttaatattttttagaatgaaTTAGTGACATTTCAATGTAAAAATTTCAAGCTTTCTAGAATCTTAAATTGTTCCCACCTCATTTTATAAAagcagtatttttgttttctttcttgtatctAAACAGATCTCAGGACTATTGCCTGGAAGGGTAACTTCTCCTCATTTTATCTAACTTTTATAGACTATCACAGACACTCTCACGTTACTGTGTGAGGTCTTATGTGACCACGATGGTGGGCCACCCCGGATACCTTTCAGCACGTTCCGGTTTCTCTACACGTATATTGCCAAAATGCTTGGTGAGATCTCTGCTTCACACGTCAGCAGGATGCTAAACTACATTGAGCAGGATGTGTAAGTTAACTTTTACAAAGGAGAGGTGAAAGAATACCAGGATAACAAATCTAACAGCTCAAGATAGAGTgagattattatattatattgctCTGGGAACAGAAAAGTATTGTGAGGAACACGAAATATGGATCTGaaacaaaagggaaaagggaaggagaagaggaagaaaaagaattatatagGACAATAATTCTTTGAGTGCTACTGAGACTAGCAGTAGTGACAGCAGCAGCACCTGAGAacatgttagaaatgcagaattgcAGGCTACACGCTGGACCTATGGAATCATAAACTCTAGGGGTGGGGCCTAGGAATCTCTGTCTTTATAAGCCTCCCTAGTAACTCTGACTCATGCTCTGCTTTGACCAGTGGAAcagcagtggaggaggaggaggaagaggaggatgatgatgatgaggagcagcagcaggcagTCAAGGGTTAAgagaaaaagaggccaggcatggtggctcacacctgtaatcctaggatgggtggatggcttgagctcaggagttcaagaccagcctgagcaatatggtgaaacctggtctttactaaaaatacaaaaattagctgggtgtggtggcgtgtgcctgtaccATTTaattgggaggatggcttgagcccaggaggtagaggttgcagtgagccaagattgcaccacttactccagcctggatgacagagccagagcctgactcagaaaaaacaaaattaagagaaaaaagatcaACAGCAGAATTTGAAATGAGAGAATTGTTTGTACATTGTCTTTCTTAAGATTAACTGTCAATGAACTAACTGCAGATAAACCTTTTTCCAAACAGAATTGGTCCTGATggtatcatcagagtgaatgaCTTTACCCAAAACCCTAGGGTTCAGCTGGAGTAAAAGCACAATTTTGGCAGTTTTAAAGGAAGATGCAGAGATGACTGTACTTCAGAATGACTGAAACCCATATGCCCTCCAAAatcaatcatcagagtgaatgaCTTTACCCAAAACCCTAGGGTTCAGCTGGAGTAAAAGCACAATTTTGGCAGTTTTAAAGGAAGATGCAGAGATGACTGTACTTCAGAATGACTGAAACCCATATACCCTCCAAAATCAATTATCTTGTACAACTGGCACACACGAATAAACAATTAAACAAACATGAAATCAGAAATGTGTGGAATTAAGATGTGAAATTGTTGG
It encodes the following:
- the ROPN1 gene encoding ropporin-1A isoform X2, which codes for MAQTDEQRCIPLELPEMLKKFARAVILAQPEDLLQFGVDYFGALCRGESPPVREQSEQVGNWTQLTPELLKILHCQVAGRLIVRADELAQTWKALNLPTHLFKSVMNMGRFTEEIEWLKFLALTSSALGVTFCPQMSFNSTPSIHIPRDNQEPAVEEDFQTPRIYINRHFLKGVQSYRKLLCNKQNWMQNSDIRKQKQER
- the ROPN1 gene encoding ropporin-1A isoform X1 yields the protein MAQTDEQRCIPLELPEMLKKFARAVILAQPEDLLQFGVDYFGALCRGESPPVREQSEQVGNWTQLTPELLKILHCQVAGRLIVRADELAQTWKALNLPTHLFKSVMNMGRFTEEIEWLKFLALTSSALGVTITDTLTLLCEVLCDHDGGPPRIPFSTFRFLYTYIAKMLGEISASHVSRMLNYIEQDVIGPDGIIRVNDFTQNPRVQLE